One region of Oncorhynchus nerka isolate Pitt River linkage group LG22, Oner_Uvic_2.0, whole genome shotgun sequence genomic DNA includes:
- the LOC115105766 gene encoding uncharacterized protein LOC115105766: MNGSQVCLLLYCVVLMGTSVLANDGKMKNETEKGAGANHNATMGSSGTTHLTQFNSSTHFQSESTTPATLNTRETSGTNSPVNTNNTPSRANTKPSAYPTLQAQTSPMFSPCHSSEFLLDKKEATILLIVTGALVVLCAILLVSTVALSCHVCCLKRQPRISSRPTRSNIDLVSGTGYWGTGQRTKERPDSEPGETSLMMAELRQTQEGENSKTDKGQGENEMAKDTPKKEKKEATENGVAAAANPSQGSPVTTTTKQPAEPSDPTATAVSPQSQASSDVVVVVG; the protein is encoded by the coding sequence ATGAATGGCTCCCAGGTCTGCCTCTTGCTGTACTGTGTGGTACTCATGGGAACATCAGTACTTGCTAATGACGGTAAAATGAAAAATGAAACTGAAAAGGGAGCTGGGGCTAACCATAACGCAACCATGGGATCTTCTGGAACTACACATTTAACACAATTTAACAGTTCAACACATTTTCAGTCAGAATCAACAACACCAGCTACCCTCAACACCAGAGAAACATCTGGAACGAATAGCCCAGTgaacaccaacaacacaccaTCCAGAGCCAACACCAAACCTAGTGCCTACCCTACACTTCAGGCCCAAACCAGCCCCATGTTCAGCCCCTGCCACAGCTCTGAATTTCTGTTGGATAAGAAGGAGGCCACCATCCTGCTGATTGTGACAGGTGCCCTGGTGGTCCTGTGTGCCATCCTGCTAGTCTCCACAGTGGCGTTGTCATGCCATGTGTGCTGCCTGAAGCGCCAGCCCCGCATCAGCAGCCGCCCCACCCGCAGCAACATAGACCTGGTGAGTGGTACTGGGTACTGGGGCACTGGCCAGAGGACCAAGGAGaggcctgactctgagcccggtGAGACCAGCCTGATGATGGCAGAGCTCAGACAGACCCAGGAGGGGGAGAACAGCAAGACAGACAAGGGGCAAGGGGAAAATGAGATGGCGAAAGATACACCCAAGAAGGAAAAGAAGGAAGCCACGGAAAATGGGGTGGCAGCAGCTGCAAACCCTAGCCAGGGGAGCCCAGTCACTACCACCACCAAACAGCCTGCAGAGCCCTCTGACCCCACAGCCACAGCAGTCTCTCCCCAATCACAAGCCTCTAGcgatgttgttgtggtggtggggtga
- the LOC115105765 gene encoding oligodendrocyte-myelin glycoprotein-like — MFVTNLSRSFPCVSRRVLLMPPSIPPHCVAVLWLLMLLGLQALAVCPPMCTCNHSHREVDCSWRGLRTLPLGLQHNLHSLNLSHNRIHDLDGQLSTFVHLRTLDLSHNRLVRLPTALPRALWELHIAANGINLLDKNDTAYQWNLRVLDLSNNKLERAVFINNTLTSLRLLNLSHNRFWTVPTNMPASLETVDLSHNSLVQMLPGTLARLFRLTTFYLHSNRFSSVGPRAFSQLGSLRLLSLGDNPWACEHQTNITHLLAWLKHTSTRVLGCPCHTHSVCGEHPLARTGGWHFASYTQPPLAAGTQEERSHPPPPEALTRWPWYLSESVLLNTQLHSRKAPGRPSGSEDHGLFTDQHQFTSTPLAISTLPTDRSHTENSLTSTDDHFLTDTAFTTDSFYTTDNPSTITRRTATLRTRSVKRPNQGGSPVRNTSSAPSPRSTLPLLLNLWFFLTHTRYVL, encoded by the coding sequence ATGTTTGTAACTAATTTATCCAGGTCTTTCCCCTGTGTTTCAAGGCGTGTGCTACTGATGCCCCCCAGCATCCCTCCCCACTGTGTGGCCGTGCTATGGCTGTTGATGCTGCTGGGTCTCCAGGCCCTGGCTGTCTGCCCCCCAATGTGCACCTGTAACCACAGCCACAGGGAGGTGGACTGTTCCTGGAGGGGCCTGAGGACTCTGCCCCTGGGCCTGCAGCACAACCTGCACTCCCTCAACCTGTCTCACAACCGCATCCACGACCTGGACGGCCAGCTGAGTACCTTTGTCCACCTCCGCACCCTGGACCTGTCCCACAACAGGCTGGTCCGCCTGCCCACCGCTCTGCCCAGAGCCCTGTGGGAACTCCACATTGCAGCCAACGGCATCAACCTGCTGGACAAGAACGACACAGCCTACCAGTGGAACCTGCGTGTCCTCGACCTGTCCAATAACAAGCTGGAACGGGCCGTGTTCATCAACAACACCCTGACCAGCCTGCGCCTGCTCAACCTCAGCCACAACCGCTTCTGGACCGTGCCTACCAACATGCCTGCCAGCCTGGAGACCGTGGACCTTTCCCACAACTCCCTGGTGCAGATGCTGCCTGGCACTCTGGCACGGCTGTTCAGGCTGACCACCTTCTACCTGCACTCCAACCGCTTCTCCTCTGTGGGTCCCAGGGCCTTCAGCCAGCTGGGCAGCCTGCGGCTCCTCTCCCTGGGGGACAACCCCTGGGCCTGTGAGCACCAGACCAACATCACCCACCTGCTGGCCTGGCTCAAGCACACCTCCACCCGCGTGCTGGGCTGCCCCTGCCACACTCACTCTGTCTGTGGAGAGCATCCCCTGGCCAGGACTGGAGGGTGGCACTTTGCCTCCTACACTCAGCCTCCCCTGGCTGCTGGTACTCAGGAGGAGAGGAGCCACCCTCCTCCTCCAGAGGCCCTCACCAGGTGGCCTTGGTACCTGTCCGAGTCTGTCCTGCTCAACACCCAGCTCCACAGCAGGAAAGCCCCAGGACGCCCCAGTGGATCAGAGGACCACGGCCTCTTCACAGACCAACACCAGTTCACCTCCACCCCTCTAGCCATTTCCACCCTGCCCACTGACAGGTCCCACACAGAAAACAGCTTGACAAGCACAGACGACCACTTCCTAACAGACACTGCATTTACTACTGACAGCTTCTATACCACTGACAACCCCTCTACCATCACAAGGAGAACAGCCACCCTCCGAACCAGGAGTGTCAAGAGGCCTAACCAGGGTGGCTCCCCGGTACGAAACACCAGCTCAGCCCCCAGCCCCAGGTCTACACTCCCACTCCTACTGAACCTGTGGTTCTTCCTGACTCACACCCGGTATGTCCTCTGA